In the Bradyrhizobium guangzhouense genome, one interval contains:
- a CDS encoding sigma-70 family RNA polymerase sigma factor, with protein sequence MAPDPLATVDIEALLARMRPKLHRYCARMVGSVIDGEDVLQDALIKAMAALPSVSPVANPQGWLFRIAHNTALDFLRRRNRQEALHSAEEVDMIAGQLDDVESRQIAATSLRTFMRLPVAQRSSVILMDVLGCSLAEACDIMDFSLPAVKAALHRGRTQLRDFAAEPDDAPQPGLSEADRTRLNAYVGHFNARDFDAIRAMIADDVRLELVNRTKLKGKAEVSRYFGNYSKVSDWHLVTGQVEGRPAILVFDPNEPNKRPKYFMLLNWSADKLATIRDFRHAAYVIDAAEWVVDRG encoded by the coding sequence ATGGCGCCAGACCCGCTGGCTACCGTCGACATCGAGGCCCTGCTGGCGCGGATGCGGCCGAAGCTGCACCGCTACTGCGCCCGCATGGTCGGTTCGGTCATCGACGGCGAGGACGTGCTGCAGGATGCGCTGATCAAGGCGATGGCGGCGCTGCCATCGGTCTCGCCCGTCGCCAATCCGCAAGGCTGGCTGTTCCGCATTGCGCACAACACCGCGCTGGATTTCCTGCGCCGGCGCAACCGGCAGGAGGCGCTGCATTCGGCCGAGGAGGTGGACATGATCGCCGGCCAGCTCGATGATGTGGAAAGCCGCCAGATCGCTGCGACCAGCCTGCGTACCTTCATGCGACTGCCGGTGGCGCAGCGCTCCAGCGTCATCCTGATGGACGTGCTCGGCTGCTCGCTTGCGGAGGCCTGCGACATCATGGATTTCAGCCTACCGGCGGTGAAGGCGGCGCTGCATCGCGGACGCACGCAGCTGCGCGACTTCGCTGCGGAGCCGGACGATGCGCCGCAGCCGGGCCTGTCGGAAGCCGATCGGACGCGGCTCAACGCCTATGTCGGCCATTTCAACGCCCGTGACTTCGACGCGATCCGCGCGATGATCGCCGACGATGTCAGGCTCGAGCTCGTCAACCGCACCAAGTTGAAGGGCAAGGCCGAGGTGTCGCGCTATTTCGGCAATTATTCGAAGGTCAGCGACTGGCACCTCGTGACGGGACAGGTTGAGGGACGTCCAGCGATCCTGGTGTTCGATCCGAATGAGCCGAACAAGCGGCCGAAATATTTCATGCTGCTGAATTGGTCCGCCGACAAGCTCGCCACCATCAGGGATTTTCGTCACGCGGCGTATGTTATCGATGCGGCCGAGTGGGTGGTGGATCGAGGGTAA
- a CDS encoding Zn-dependent hydrolase, with amino-acid sequence MPDTKPHANGERVLADLHALRALGAYKTGVHKPTFSEPHRQSLDWLVRKLPDAGLTGAIDGIGNIVGKSAKPGPKLLAGSHLESQNYAGWLDGPLGVVYALEAARVLNADPSVKGAVEVAAWVDEEGHFGSFLGSRSYVGQVGEAEIDTARDRTNGRAMRDALADMGLAGRPRIASEPGRHIGYLEAHIEQGDTLESGKLAIGVVTSIVGIWQYRITFTGEQNHAGTTRMAVRKDAGLALAKFCVAIDEQFPAACGPRTVWTTGRITLDPGAPSIIPGGAEMLFQIRDDDPSVIARLEQLLDTMADEVSARGPCTVIVEKIRTGAPAMMNAGFQDAIEAASKALAGGRSLRMPSGAGHDAQMLATVMPAGMLFVPSIGGISHHWTENTDDADIVTGAQVFVDACRRILAR; translated from the coding sequence ATGCCTGACACAAAACCGCACGCCAATGGCGAGCGCGTCCTCGCCGATCTCCATGCGCTCCGCGCGCTCGGCGCCTACAAGACCGGCGTGCACAAGCCGACTTTCTCCGAGCCGCACAGACAGTCGCTCGACTGGCTTGTGCGGAAGCTCCCCGATGCCGGCCTTACCGGCGCGATCGACGGCATTGGCAACATCGTCGGCAAGAGCGCGAAGCCCGGGCCGAAGCTGCTCGCCGGATCGCACCTGGAAAGCCAGAACTATGCCGGCTGGCTCGATGGCCCGCTCGGCGTCGTCTATGCGCTCGAAGCCGCACGCGTGCTCAATGCCGATCCTTCCGTGAAAGGCGCGGTCGAGGTGGCCGCGTGGGTTGACGAGGAAGGTCATTTCGGGAGCTTCCTCGGCTCACGCTCCTATGTCGGACAGGTCGGCGAGGCCGAAATCGATACCGCGCGCGATCGCACCAACGGCCGCGCCATGCGCGATGCCCTTGCTGACATGGGGCTTGCCGGGCGTCCGCGCATCGCGTCCGAGCCGGGACGGCATATCGGCTATCTCGAGGCGCATATCGAACAGGGCGACACGCTCGAAAGCGGCAAGCTTGCTATCGGCGTCGTGACCTCCATCGTCGGCATCTGGCAGTACCGCATCACCTTCACCGGTGAGCAGAATCATGCCGGCACCACGCGCATGGCCGTGCGCAAAGATGCAGGCCTGGCGCTGGCGAAGTTCTGCGTGGCGATCGACGAGCAATTCCCGGCCGCATGCGGGCCGCGCACGGTGTGGACCACGGGCCGCATCACGCTCGATCCGGGCGCACCGAGCATCATTCCCGGCGGCGCGGAAATGCTGTTCCAGATCCGCGACGACGATCCCTCCGTCATCGCGCGGCTCGAGCAGCTGCTGGACACCATGGCGGACGAGGTCAGCGCCAGGGGACCCTGCACCGTCATCGTGGAGAAGATTCGTACCGGCGCCCCCGCCATGATGAACGCCGGCTTCCAGGATGCAATCGAGGCCGCGAGCAAGGCGCTTGCCGGGGGACGATCGCTGCGCATGCCGAGCGGCGCCGGCCACGATGCGCAGATGCTGGCGACCGTCATGCCGGCGGGCATGCTGTTCGTCCCCTCGATCGGCGGCATCAGCCATCATTGGACCGAGAACACTGATGACGCGGACATCGTCACCGGCGCGCAGGTGTTCGTCGATGCCTGCCGGCGGATTCTCGCTCGCTAG